In the Topomyia yanbarensis strain Yona2022 chromosome 3, ASM3024719v1, whole genome shotgun sequence genome, one interval contains:
- the LOC131693371 gene encoding general odorant-binding protein 72-like, translating to MAKQARLISLCWIALVSVVLQQGGIGVEGKATVEQMNKAGEMMRNVCLGKTKVSEELVNGLRESNFPDVKELKCYVNCVMEMMQTIRKGKLNYEATMRQIDTIIPDELAEPLRKALDICRNSGEGIKNNCDAAYAITQCISKNNPQFVFP from the exons ATGGCGAAACAGGCGAGGCTAATTTCGCTCTGCTGGATCGCGCTAGTGAGCGTGGTCCTCCAGCAGGGTGGAATCGGTGTCGAAGGG AAAGCCACGGTGGAGCAGATGAATAAAGCGGGCGAGATGATGCGGAACGTTTGTCTGGGGAAGACCAAAGTGAGCGAGGAGCTGGTCAACGGATTGCGCGAGTCAAACTTTCCCGACGTCAAGGAACTCAAGTGCTACGTCAACTGTGTAATGGAAATGATGCAAACG ATTCGAAAGGGAAAATTGAACTATGAAGCGACCATGAGACAGATCGATACCATAATACCGGACGAGTTGGCCGAACCGCTGCGAAAAGCTCTCGATATTTGCAGAAACAGTGGTGAAGGCATCAAGAACAACTGCGATGCAGCCTACGCGATAACTCAGTGCATCTCGAAAAATAATCCCCAATTTGTATTTCCGTAG